In Acidimicrobiia bacterium, the genomic stretch CCCCGGTACGACCCGGAAGGTCGGCTCCATGCCTTCCCTCATGCCATTCCCGACCGATGGCACCTGATGGGGGTCATGCTGTCGGCGGCCGGGAGCTTCCGTTGGTTTCGAGATACATTTGCCCCGGGCCGAGAGTACGACGAGCTCACCGGGGCCGCCGCTTCGATTGGTCCTGGAGCAGAGGGTTTGACCTTCCTCCCCTACCTGACTGGCGAGCGGACCCCCCATCCGGATCCACTGGCCCGAGGGGCATTTGTGGGGCTCTCACTTCGCCACAACCTGGATCATCTGACCCGGGCGGTATTGGAGGGGGTCGCATTCGGACTCAAAGATATTCTCGACCTCATGACCGCCTCGGGGGCGCAGCACCCTGACCAGATCCGCGCCTCGGGCGGCGGGATCCGCAGCAGTTTGTGGCGCCAGATCCTCGCCGATGTTCTCGGCGCGGAGATCGCCACGGTCACCACTCCGGAAGGCGCCGCCTTTGGCGCAGCCATGTTGGCAGCCGTATCGGCCGGGTGGCACGCCGACGTAGATGCAGTCGCCACGGCGTGGGTCACCATCGGTGACGTGACAGCGCCCGGGTCAGACGTCGACCGCTACCACGAGCTACATGGTCGATACCAACGGCTCTACCCGGCTCTACAACCGTGGTTCATGGAAGTCGGACTCGAACTCGATTCGGTCGGGCGTAGCGGTAGTGACCAAGACAACTGAGCCACCAAGATCGCTACTCCCGACCGTGGTCGAATCTCCCTGAAAGTTGCAGCAGTGCGGAGCGAAGCTTCCTAGCATCAGCTCAGCACGTTTCTTGGAGGAAGACACCTCATGCCCACCTATCGAAGACTCACAATGCTCATGCTTCTCGTCCTGGTGATATCCAGCTGTTCTTCGGGAAGCGGCGAGCCAACCGATTCAAACACCAGCAGCAACCCGGGAGCGGCGAGCGTCGCGATCGACAACTTCGCCTTCATGCCTGCCACGCTCGAGATTACTTCCGGCTCAACCGTGACCTGGACAAATGCTCAGGGGTCGCTCCATACGGTCACCGCCGACGACGGACAGTTCGCCTCTGACAACATCACAACCGATGGGACATTCTCGTTCACCTTCGAGACGCCAGGCACGTTTCCATACCATTGTGCAATCCATCCCAACATGACGGCATCGATCACGGTCAAGGGCTAAGCGGCGACTCACGAGTGCTGGAACCCAGGGTTCAACCCAGGGTTCGTACGCCCGAAAACGGGTTCTCCAGCCCTCGGAACGGTACCGCGGCACGAGTGCTGGAACCCAGGGTTCGTACACCCGAAAATGGGTGCTCCAGCCCTCGGAACGGTACCGCGGCATGAGTGCTGGAACCCAGGGTTCGTACACCCGAAAATGGGCGCTCCAGCCCCACGAAGACGCATGTAAGCATTCGGCCTCTGGCGGACACGTAGCATTGCAAGAAGGTGGACGTGGCGACAGGCCCAGTGGTGGACA encodes the following:
- a CDS encoding cupredoxin domain-containing protein, which gives rise to MLLVLVISSCSSGSGEPTDSNTSSNPGAASVAIDNFAFMPATLEITSGSTVTWTNAQGSLHTVTADDGQFASDNITTDGTFSFTFETPGTFPYHCAIHPNMTASITVKG